From Pseudorasbora parva isolate DD20220531a chromosome 25, ASM2467924v1, whole genome shotgun sequence, one genomic window encodes:
- the acot19 gene encoding acyl-CoA thioesterase 19 — protein MAKPESSPFLSVHPSSCLFDEKIEVEVEHLPADSNITLHALIHSDDGDGWEAFGHYTSDSSGTVKVSRDKSLGGTFEGVEATGLLWSMRPVAESKPVRRFQKNNVQTPVKVVFSVHEGHFAKGFKHRTPLTSATAERWYLGPDVQRVEVSEGRIKGTLFIPPGSGPFPGVLDLWGGQGGRVEYRSALLASRGYVSLALEYIGFLDAEGKLQHMDNTYFETAFSLLKKHPKVCPDKVAMMGISFGVPVMLGLTAYSEIIEPKCVVCVSGSHIMPLKGSLADVYAALQQNVGKIRYDEKMRIIWRDLLLPIPDDPSKKVQMGKIKCPVLLIAGEDDQNWPASESAADMKKMLEKAGNSDLLTVLSYPGTGHLIEPPYSPHVRFSDFKLLEAKTKVVVLWGGETVPHSRAQEESWQKTLAFLEEHLYDNNREVTQC, from the exons ATGGCCAAGCCAGAGTCGAGTCCTTTCCTTTCGGTTCATCCTTCAAGTTGCTTGTTTGATGAAAAAATTGAGGTGGAAGTTGAGCACTTACCTGCCGATTCCAATATCACTCTTCATGCGCTGATTCACTCTGACGATGGAGATGGTTGGGAAGCGTTCGGACACTACACCAGTGACTCTTCTGGGACCGTTAAAG TTTCAAGAGATAAAAGTCTTGGTGGCACATTTGAGGGAGTCGAAGCCACGGGTCTGCTGTGGAGTATGAGACCTGTTGCTGAAAGTAAACCAGTTCGCCG ATTTCAGAAGAACAATGTCCAGACACCAGTTAAAGTGGTGTTTTCCGTGCACGAGGGACACTTTGCTAAGGGCTTCAAGCATCGCACACCCCTGACATCAGCTACTGCTGAACGCTGGTATTTGGGCCCTGATGTCCAGAGGGTGGAAGTCTCAGAGGGCAGGATAAAGGGAACACTCTTCATTCCCCCAG GTTCTGGACCCTTTCCTGGCGTGCTGGACCTTTGGGGTGGGCAGGGAGGTCGTGTTGAGTATCGGTCAGCGCTCCTGGCTTCCCGTGGCTATGTCTCCCTGGCACTGGAATACATTGGGTTCCTGGATGCAGAAGGAAAACTCCAGCACATGGACAACACCTACTTTGAG ACTGCCTTCTCATTGCTAAAAAAACACCCCAAAGTTTGTCCTGACAAAGTGGCCATGATGGGGATTTCCTTTGGGGTCCCTGTAATGCTGGGTTTGACGGCATACTCAGAAATTATAGAG CCCAAGTGTGTGGTTTGTGTGAGTGGGAGTCACATAATGCCTCTCAAAGGATCTTTGGCGGATGTCTACGCAGCACTGCAACA GAACGTGGGAAAAATCCGCTATGATGAAAAGATGAGAATAATTTGGCGGGATCTGTTGTTGCCAATACCAGATGACCCTTCCAAGAAAGTTCAG ATGGGCAAAATCAAATGTCCTGTTTTATTAATCGCTGGTGAGGATGATCAAAACTGGCCAGCATCAGAATCTGCAGCGGAT ATGAAGAAGATGTTGGAGAAGGCTGGAAACAGTGATCTCCTGACTGTTCTCTCGTACCCAGGAACGGGTCATCTTATTGAACCGCCCTACAGCCCTCACGTCCGATTTAGTGACTTCAAGTTACTGGAGGCAAAAACCAAAG TTGTGGTGCTTTGGGGAGGAGAGACGGTGCCTCACAGTCGAGCTCAGGAGGAGTCCTGGCAGAAAACTCTGGCTTTTCTAGAGGAGCACCTCTATGACAACAACAGAGAAGTCACACAATGCTAA